In Micropterus dolomieu isolate WLL.071019.BEF.003 ecotype Adirondacks linkage group LG17, ASM2129224v1, whole genome shotgun sequence, one genomic interval encodes:
- the LOC123985657 gene encoding TLC domain-containing protein 3A-like: MLSALACGAAVFPGLFYTFRKGLKHTFTHWSDADVVSVSERLVSAIHASLATAAGVTVVTSCRDTMTDSHWLVNSFVLFGAPYMAHDIYAMYLSHYHTQRVRGHSGSYSSHSLQTVKAFLSKDWMLVLHHMTLLLIFTPITLFFRRGLGDFFVGCLFTTEFSTPFVSIGKILIQLGLDNTRLHRINGIIVLLSFFMCRILVFPFMYWMYGRQFGIPLHKVPFHLPLQCNVGNLVILAPQIYWFILLLRKANRLYMRQKRG; encoded by the exons ATGCTAAGTGCCCTGGCGTGTGGAGCTGCGGTGTTTCCAGGGCTCTTCTATACCTTCAGGAAAGGACtaaaacacactttcacacactggAGTGATGCCGACGTGGTTTCTGTCAGTGAAAG GCTGGTCTCAGCCATCCACGCCTCTTTGGCTACAGCAGCTGGAGTCACAGTTGTGACGTCCTGCAGGGACACCATGACTGACAG TCACTGGCTGGTCAATAGCTTTGTTTTGTTCGGAGCTCCCTATATGGCCCATGACATCTATGCCATGTATCTGAGCCACTACCACACTCAGAGGGTCAGAGGTCATTCCGGGTCATACAGCAGCCACTCTCTTCAGACAGTGAAGGCTTTCCTCAGCAAGGACTGGATGCTGGTCCTCCATCACATGACGCTGCTGCTCATTTTCACGCCCATCACTCTG TTCTTCAGAAGAGGACTGGGTGATTTCTTCGTCGGCTGCCTGTTCACCACAGAGTTCAGCACTCCTTTCGTGTCTATAGGAAAGATTCTCATCCAG CTGGGCCTTGACAACACCAGGCTGCACAGAATCAACGGCATCATTGTTCTCTTGAGTTTCTTCATGTGTCGGATCCTGGTCTTCCCCTTCATGTACTGGATGTACGGCAGGCAGTTTGGGATTCCCCTGCACAAAGTGCCCTTCCACCTGCCTCTGCAGTGCAACGTGGGGAACCTGGTGATCCTGGCTCCACAGATCTACTGGTTTATTTTGCTGCTGAGGAAAGCGAACAGACTCTACATGCGACAGAAGAGAGGGTAG
- the gemin4 gene encoding gem-associated protein 4, which produces MALVLNKDSAVLQGAFLLADKLCLPSSLSSLQKADWSRVGRPVLEAVREVCGQDEVSASATAVTWTKKLVCAVWLKLLCREYGEDVEMAWRENPFFPLQNGLPEVNHVVLLEVVRSMAAAQAFAHFLLYLPQSQICTELERLVQHVRSSPTREDDVRLFLEVWWELWKGPDEQKAGGDDSIEAMFARQFARLSPKSSGLTPQAAKRLKLDTSDLPGSSPASDVLHIVLHALKDIKDHISTTDLCLQALSISLDAVHTAFLIDQAVVLSTEEKMHILSKVVSIREKNDEKLSPELIREAQRDLRASLTPSQFHPSRVKLGEAMNIITELVQFWQNSGLLKVSCSSNPSYSAFKLQQSVQRVLTALQKVPETMTDMDDQETEKNVLGGLLESLAFPAVESTPEVNARVAAIIISHRLDDYQNFAVLFAGEKTWSAWDERWVDCLQKNQVVFQQCDTLIKLTSTLMRKLHSGSANVNQCRRLMKVIADMFSALSLKDKNTALAAMLRLSSKGFFGCSVSSAVTDGFEQELNMAFNCIIQGGGGAPAAASQGNLNTAVSLVARVAFQNPEAALRSCCHSAIFNKGAFSLMAKILQQLPGLRGLWESETQRDEEERQEAGGDIDEGKGALSGSGLLCRCLQEMINTKSLSANEKEQFLKYLGLLMMPVMTGDGEERMQSFLPPEEVVNVFVLPNLSTGGQSCFDTELSLQLLHTALSADVQEQASSPHWVLDCSPFPLLYVLAQLQSQTLRCWEQPPEGTFHHLSMDTKELLESVLTTLGQLVGAEVAAAPSSWSRALFWLYNKMEELDWTVRFHLKPVWGEHFKNEVPTSLLTVCDLPEQEWSGLDLPQYGQGTGLLAWMECCSVSDSLQSTMLSRLSLDQRKPDHVNMFSKGLLVALTQTLPCCSVSQWTRLLRVLRELISSGRLHVPFSLEYVDYLPLLDLRGFSCELRLSVLLLRVLQLLCGSSCSHWLSADGWAHVGRLYAHAVREMINSVRAKLPLPSSGALTASASTPPKTPASKDSSSSCTSIKTPKMSKASLKDVTQAEGSPLNSKESQMEVEVEMVPSQEVLFVLSQLFCHVQHIQVMMPGGQCEPLFLSSLEILSHYEAIMAAFPGSSSPLESDNTRHFFSTITDNLDNQEMKAVLHQKIAQLVSSAA; this is translated from the exons ATGGCACTGGTGCTGAACAAAG ATTCGGCCGTTCTTCAGGGTGCGTTCCTCCTGGCTGATAAGCTGTGTCTCCCCTCATCGCTGTCCTCCCTTCAGAAAGCGGACTGGAGCAGGGTGGGACGTCCTGTCCTGGAGGCAGTCAGAGAAGTCTGTGGACAAGATGAAGTCAGTGCGTCCGCAACGGCTGTCACCTGGACAAAGAAATTAGTTTGTGCTGTGTGGCTCAAGCTGTTGTGCAGGGAGTATGGAGAAGACGTGGAGATGGCCTGGAGGGAGAACCCTTTCTTCCCCCTTCAGAACGGCCTCCCGGAGGTCAACCATGTTGTCCTGCTGGAAGTGGTGAGGTCGATGGCAGCTGCTCAGGCATTTGCCCATTTCCTCTTGTATCTTCCTCAGTCTCAGATCTGTACTGAGCTCGAAAGGCTAGTGCAACACGTGAGGAGCAGCCCTACTAGAGAGGACGATGTCCGACTTTTTCTGGAGGTGTGGTGGGAGCTGTGGAAAGGCCCAGATGAGCAGAAAGCAGGAGGAGATGATAGCATTGAGGCGATGTTCGCTAGACAGTTTGCTCGTCTCTCCCCCAAGTCTTCCGGTCTGACCCCTCAGGCTGCCAAGAGGTTAAAGTTAGACACATCAGATCTACCAGGATCATCGCCAGCCTCTGATGTCCTCCACATTGTCCTTCATGCACTTAAAGACATAAAAGATCACATATCTACAACAGATCTTTGCCTCCAGGCCCTCTCCATTTCTCTTGATGCTGTTCACACAGCCTTCCTGATAGACCAAGCCGTTGTACTTTCAACCGAAGAGAAGATGCACATCTTGTCTAAAGTCGTCAGCATCAGAGAAAAGAATGATGAGAAACTGAGCCCTGAACTTATTCGGGAGGCTCAGAGAGACCTACGTGCTTCTCTAACACCCTCTCAGTTTCACCCCAGCAGGGTGAAGCTCGGAGAAGCCATGAATATTATAACAGAACTTGTGCAGTTTTGGCAAAACAGTGGGCTCCTGAAAGTGTCCTGTAGCTCCAATCCTAGCTACTCTGCATTCAAACTACAACAAAGTGTCCAGAGAGTCCTGACAGCTCTACAGAAAGTGCCTGAAACCATGACTGACATGGATGATCAAGAGACTGAGAAGAATGTACTCGGAGGTTTGCTGGAGTCACTGGCTTTCCCTGCTGTAGAGAGCACCCCCGAGGTGAACGCGAGGGTCGCCGCGATCATCATCAGCCACCGCCTGGACGACTATCAGAACTTTGCGGTGTTATTTGCCGGCGAGAAGACCTGGTCTGCATGGGATGAGCGCTGGGTGGACTGCCTGCAGAAGAACCAGGTAGTTTTCCAGCAGTGCGACACACTGATCAAGCTGACCTCCACCCTCATGAGGAAACTCCACAGTGGGAGCGCAAACGTAAACCAGTGCAGGAGGCTGATGAAAGTCATTGCGGACATGTTCTCTGCGCTCTCCTTAAAAGACAAGAACACGGCGTTGGCTGCCATGTTGAGACTCTCCAGCAAGGGGTTCTTCGGGTGCTCCGTCTCCTCTGCCGTGACTGACGGGTTTGAGCAGGAGCTCAACATGGCCTTCAACTGCATCATCCAAGGAGGGGGTGGAGCGCCGGCAGCGGCGTCTCAGGGCAACCTGAACACAGCCGTCTCTTTAGTAGCAAGAGTTGCGTTTCAGAACCCAGAGGCTGCTCTGCGGTCTTGTTGTCATTCAGCTATTTTCAATAAAGGTGCTTTCTCTCTCATGGCTAAGATCCTGCAGCAGCTGCCTGGACTCAGAGGACTCTGGGAAAGTGAAACTCAAAGGGatgaggaagaaagacaagaggCTGGGGGAGATATAGATGAAGGAAAGGGTGCTCTGAGTGGTAGCGGCCTCCTCTGCAGGTGTCTCCAGGAGATGATCAACACCAAGTCACTGTCAGCCAATGAAAAAGAGCAGTTCCTCAAATATCTGGGTCTGCTGATGATGCCTGTCATGACAGGTGACGGAGAAGAAAGGATGCAAAGCTTTCTGCCACCTGAGGAGGTCGTGAACGTCTTCGTCCTGCCTAACCTCTCCACTGGGG GTCAGAGCTGCTTTGATACAGAGCTGAGTCTGCAGCTTCTCCACACTGCTTTGTCTGCGGACGTCCAGGAACAAGCCTCGTCTCCTCACTGGGTGTTGGACTGCTCCCCCTTTCCCCTGCTCTACGTCCTGGCCCAGCTGCAGAGCCAGACTCTCAG GTGTTGGGAGCAGCCACCAGAGGGCACCTTTCACCACTTGTCCATGGACACCAAGGAGCTGCTGGAGTCGGTGCTGACCACACTGGGGCAGCTGGTGGGTGCAGAGGTGGCGGCGGCCCCCAGCAGCTGGTCCAGAGCTCTGTTCTGGCTCTACAACAAGATGGAGGAACTGGACTGGACCGTTCGTTTCCACCTGAAGCCCGTTTGGGGGGAACACTTTAAAAATGAGGTTCCCACGTCTCTGCTTACTGTGTGTGATCTACCTGAGCAG GAGTGGTCAGGTTTGGACCTGCCTCAGTATGGCCAGGGCACGGGTCTTTTGGCCTGGATGGAGTGCTGCTCTGTATCAGACTCCCTGCAGTCCACCATGTTGTCCCGTCTCTCTCTGGACCAGCGCAAGCCCGACCACGTCAACATGTTCAGCAAAGGCCTGCTGGTGGCTCTGACCCAGACCCTGCCCTGCTGCTCCGTCTCCCAGTGGACCAGACTGCTGAGAGTTCTGCGGGAGCTGATCTCCTCAGGTCGCCTCCACGTTCCCTTCTCGCTCGAGTACGTGGACTATCTGCCACTCCTGGATCTTAGGGGGTTTTCGTGTGAGCtccgcctgtctgtcctctTGCTTCGAGTCCTTCAGCTGCTCTGCGGGTCCAGCTGCTCCCACTGGCTGTCAGCGGACGGCTGGGCGCACGTTGGCAGGTTATACGCCCACGCTGTGAGGGAGATGATAAACTCAGTAAGAGCCAAGcttcctcttccttcatctGGCGCTTTGACGGCCTCTGCTTCAACGCCTCCTAAAACGCCAGCATCTAAAGACTCCAGTTCATCCTGCACTTCAATCAAAACTCCTAAAATGTCCAAAGCCTCTCTGAAAGACGTTACACAAGCAGAAGGTTCTCCTCTGAACTCCAAAGAGTCCCAaatggaggtggaggtggagatgGTTCCCAGCCAGGAAGTCCTTTTTGTACTCAGCCAGCTCTTCTGCCATGTTCAGCACATCCAG GTGATGATGCCAGGAGGCCAGTGTGAACCGTTGTTCCTGTCCAGTCTGGAGATCCTCAGCCACTACGAGGCGATCATGGCCGCTTTCCCGGGCAGCAGCAGCCCGCTGGAGAGCGACAACACCCGccatttcttctccaccatcacAGACAACCTGGACAACCAGGAGATGAAGGCTGTACTGCATCAGAAGATCGCTCAGCTCGTGTCATCGGCAGCTTAA